The Triticum aestivum cultivar Chinese Spring chromosome 7B, IWGSC CS RefSeq v2.1, whole genome shotgun sequence genome window below encodes:
- the LOC123155743 gene encoding aquaporin NIP1-4-like, with the protein MARRDDDSAYTNGSVSVNDFSVEDGRKEKEVSADYHLDQDMVCGFPVSVSFLQMLLAELFSTFFLLFAGMGAIVVNGEKQGAVTFPGITVVWGMAVMVMVYTVGHISGAHMNPAVTVGFAIARRFPWRRVPAYMAVQMVAAMIASFLLRLMFGGKHEFAPVTLPTGSNLQSLVMEFITTFYLVFVIMAVATDDRASGQMAGLAVGATIMLNALFSGPVTGASMNPARSIGPALVAGKFKSLWVYILGPFAGGAAGAWAYGLVRHTGKPLREITKSADRA; encoded by the exons ATGGCCAGGCGGGACGACGACTCTGCTTACACGAATGGATCGGTGTCGGTGAACGATTTCTCCGTGGAGgacgggaggaaggagaaggaggtgtCTGCTGATTACCACCTTGACCAGGACATGGTCTGTGGCTTCCCCGTCTCTGTTTCTTTTCTTCAGATG CTCCTCGCCGAGTTATTCTCCACATTCTTCTTGCTGTTCGCCGGCATGGGCGCCATCGTCGTGAACGGGGAGAAGCAGGGCGCGGTCACGTTCCCGGGCATCACCGTGGTGTGGGGGATGGCCGTCATGGTCATGGTCTACACCGTCGGCCACATCTCCGGCGCGCACATGAACCCCGCCGTCACCGTCGGCTTCGCCATCGCTCGCCGGTTCCCCTGGAGGCGG GTGCCGGCGTACATGGCGGTGCAGATGGTGGCCGCGATGATCGCGAGCTTTCTGCTGCGGCTGATGTTCGGCGGGAAGCACGAGTTCGCGCCGGTGACGCTGCCCACGGGCTCCAACCTCCAGTCGCTGGTGATGGAGTTCATCACCACTTTCTACCTCGTCTTCGTCATCATGGCCGTGGCTACAGACGACCGAGCA TCAGGGCAGATGGCTGGGCTGGCTGTGGGCGCGACCATCATGCTTAACGCGCTATTCTCTGG GCCGGTGACGGGAGCATCGATGAACCCGGCGAGGAGCATCGGGCCAGCGCTGGTGGCGGGCAAGTTCAAGTCGCTCTGGGTGTACATCCTCGGGCCGTTCGCCGGcggggcggccggagcttgggCTTACGGCCTCG